The Thamnophis elegans isolate rThaEle1 chromosome Z, rThaEle1.pri, whole genome shotgun sequence genome contains a region encoding:
- the MAZ gene encoding myc-associated zinc finger protein isoform X4 — MCLEKIGWWNYRDVVCYYVSQSHTQNPLQVGTEIQSRFFAAQGCSQSPFQTATTAAPPQQTATPAESLQVDLLPVLAAAQETAAAAAVVAAATASAPAASTVDTAALKQQQPSASEGGSGQIVPPTQTTQAPTPQAAPANSQAAEAQKKPKSKGPYICSLCAKEFKNGYNLRRHEAIHTGAKASRAGPTTMKMPTMVPLSLLSVSAIGGTAPATPAPAEGTGNTAGSGAGLVTTTASGKRIRKNHACEMCGKAFRDVYHLNRHKLSHSDEKPYQCPVCQQRFKRKDRMSYHVRSHDGAVHKPYICSHCGKSFSRPDHLNSHVRQVHSTERPFKCETCEAAFATKDRLRAHTVRHEEKVPCHVCGKMLSAAYITDHMKVHSQGPNHVCELCNKGFTTAAYLRVHAVKDHGLAAPRLERFLCKLCGVHCKTPAQLNGHLQTHAGEGTAATEGQPLR; from the exons ATGTGCCTAGAGAAAATTGGTTGGTGGAACTACAGAGATGTAGTTTGTTATTATGTATCT caGAGTCATACTCAGAATCCTCTACAGGTTGGGACTGAAATCCAGTCAAGATTTTTTGCTGCTCAGGGCTGtagtcaaagtcccttccag ACTGCCACCACAGCTGCTCCTCCCCAACAGACAGCTACCCCTGCTGAGTCCCTCCAAGTGGACCTCCTGCCTGTTTTGGCTGCAGCACAAGAAACAGCTGCTGCAGCTGCTGTGGTTGCTGCTGCCACTGCTTCTGCACCAGCTGCTTCTACAGTAGATACAGCTGCATTGAAACAGCAGCAGCCTTCTGCCTCTGAAGGTGGGAGTGGGCAGATAGTGCCACCCACTCAGACCACGCAAGCCCCTACCCCACAGGCAGCTCCTGCCAACTCACAGGCAGCTGAAGCCCAGAAGAAACCGAAGAGTAAAGGGCCCTACATCTGTTCCCTGTGTGCTAAAGAATTCAAGAATGGCTATAACCTGCGGCGCCATGAAGCTATACACACAGGAGCAAAAGCTTCTCGCGCTGGACCCACAACCATGAAGATGCCCACTATGGTTCCCCTCAGCTTGCTTAGTGTTTCTGCCATCGGTGGTACAGCCCCAGCAACACCTGCCCCTGCTGAGGGTACTGGAAACACTGCAGGGTCAGGTGCAGGCCTAGTGACCACAACAGCATCCGGCAAACGTATCCGGAAGAACCATGCTTGTGAGATGTGTGGGAAAGCCTTCCGGGATGTCTACCATCTCAATCGGCATAAGTTGTCACATTCAGATGAGAAGCCCTACCAATGTCCTGTCTGCCAGCAACGGTTCAAAAGGAAGGACCGCATGAGCTATCATGTCCGTTCACATGACGGTGCTGTGCACAAGCCGTACATCTGCAGCCACTGTGGGAAGAGTTTCTCTCG GCCAGATCATTTGAACAGCCATGTTCGACAAGTTCACTCAACAGAGAGGCCCTTCAAATGTGAG ACTTGTGAAGCAGCTTTTGCCACTAAGGATCGACTACGTGCTCACACAGTCCGTCATGAGGAAAAGGTGCCATGTCACGTTTGTGGAAAGATGCTGAGTGCTGCCTATATCACAGACCACATGAAAGTACACAGCCAAGGGCCGAATCATGTCTGTGAACTGTGCAACAAAG GGTTCACCACAGCGGCCTATCTCAGGGTCCACGCGGTCAAGGACCATGGACTAGCCGCCCCGCGGCTGGAGCgtttcctttgcaagctgtgtggcGTGCACTGCAAGACCCCAGCTCAGCTCAACGGGCATCTGCAGACGCACGCAGGAGAAGGGACCGCGGCCACTGAGGGCCAACCGCTGCGGTGA
- the MAZ gene encoding myc-associated zinc finger protein isoform X5: MCLEKIGWWNYRDVVCYYVSSHTQNPLQVGTEIQSRFFAAQGCSQSPFQTATTAAPPQQTATPAESLQVDLLPVLAAAQETAAAAAVVAAATASAPAASTVDTAALKQQQPSASEGGSGQIVPPTQTTQAPTPQAAPANSQAAEAQKKPKSKGPYICSLCAKEFKNGYNLRRHEAIHTGAKASRAGPTTMKMPTMVPLSLLSVSAIGGTAPATPAPAEGTGNTAGSGAGLVTTTASGKRIRKNHACEMCGKAFRDVYHLNRHKLSHSDEKPYQCPVCQQRFKRKDRMSYHVRSHDGAVHKPYICSHCGKSFSRPDHLNSHVRQVHSTERPFKCETCEAAFATKDRLRAHTVRHEEKVPCHVCGKMLSAAYITDHMKVHSQGPNHVCELCNKGFTTAAYLRVHAVKDHGLAAPRLERFLCKLCGVHCKTPAQLNGHLQTHAGEGTAATEGQPLR, encoded by the exons ATGTGCCTAGAGAAAATTGGTTGGTGGAACTACAGAGATGTAGTTTGTTATTATGTATCT AGTCATACTCAGAATCCTCTACAGGTTGGGACTGAAATCCAGTCAAGATTTTTTGCTGCTCAGGGCTGtagtcaaagtcccttccag ACTGCCACCACAGCTGCTCCTCCCCAACAGACAGCTACCCCTGCTGAGTCCCTCCAAGTGGACCTCCTGCCTGTTTTGGCTGCAGCACAAGAAACAGCTGCTGCAGCTGCTGTGGTTGCTGCTGCCACTGCTTCTGCACCAGCTGCTTCTACAGTAGATACAGCTGCATTGAAACAGCAGCAGCCTTCTGCCTCTGAAGGTGGGAGTGGGCAGATAGTGCCACCCACTCAGACCACGCAAGCCCCTACCCCACAGGCAGCTCCTGCCAACTCACAGGCAGCTGAAGCCCAGAAGAAACCGAAGAGTAAAGGGCCCTACATCTGTTCCCTGTGTGCTAAAGAATTCAAGAATGGCTATAACCTGCGGCGCCATGAAGCTATACACACAGGAGCAAAAGCTTCTCGCGCTGGACCCACAACCATGAAGATGCCCACTATGGTTCCCCTCAGCTTGCTTAGTGTTTCTGCCATCGGTGGTACAGCCCCAGCAACACCTGCCCCTGCTGAGGGTACTGGAAACACTGCAGGGTCAGGTGCAGGCCTAGTGACCACAACAGCATCCGGCAAACGTATCCGGAAGAACCATGCTTGTGAGATGTGTGGGAAAGCCTTCCGGGATGTCTACCATCTCAATCGGCATAAGTTGTCACATTCAGATGAGAAGCCCTACCAATGTCCTGTCTGCCAGCAACGGTTCAAAAGGAAGGACCGCATGAGCTATCATGTCCGTTCACATGACGGTGCTGTGCACAAGCCGTACATCTGCAGCCACTGTGGGAAGAGTTTCTCTCG GCCAGATCATTTGAACAGCCATGTTCGACAAGTTCACTCAACAGAGAGGCCCTTCAAATGTGAG ACTTGTGAAGCAGCTTTTGCCACTAAGGATCGACTACGTGCTCACACAGTCCGTCATGAGGAAAAGGTGCCATGTCACGTTTGTGGAAAGATGCTGAGTGCTGCCTATATCACAGACCACATGAAAGTACACAGCCAAGGGCCGAATCATGTCTGTGAACTGTGCAACAAAG GGTTCACCACAGCGGCCTATCTCAGGGTCCACGCGGTCAAGGACCATGGACTAGCCGCCCCGCGGCTGGAGCgtttcctttgcaagctgtgtggcGTGCACTGCAAGACCCCAGCTCAGCTCAACGGGCATCTGCAGACGCACGCAGGAGAAGGGACCGCGGCCACTGAGGGCCAACCGCTGCGGTGA
- the MAZ gene encoding myc-associated zinc finger protein isoform X8, whose protein sequence is MDPSNWSSFIFQSHTQNPLQVGTEIQSRFFAAQGCSQSPFQTATTAAPPQQTATPAESLQVDLLPVLAAAQETAAAAAVVAAATASAPAASTVDTAALKQQQPSASEGGSGQIVPPTQTTQAPTPQAAPANSQAAEAQKKPKSKGPYICSLCAKEFKNGYNLRRHEAIHTGAKASRAGPTTMKMPTMVPLSLLSVSAIGGTAPATPAPAEGTGNTAGSGAGLVTTTASGKRIRKNHACEMCGKAFRDVYHLNRHKLSHSDEKPYQCPVCQQRFKRKDRMSYHVRSHDGAVHKPYICSHCGKSFSRPDHLNSHVRQVHSTERPFKCETCEAAFATKDRLRAHTVRHEEKVPCHVCGKMLSAAYITDHMKVHSQGPNHVCELCNKGTGEVCPLAAAVSAPPPAAVTVLPMEGASVVSQALPTQPW, encoded by the exons ATGGACCCGAGCAACTGGAGCAGCTTCATCTTCCAG AGTCATACTCAGAATCCTCTACAGGTTGGGACTGAAATCCAGTCAAGATTTTTTGCTGCTCAGGGCTGtagtcaaagtcccttccag ACTGCCACCACAGCTGCTCCTCCCCAACAGACAGCTACCCCTGCTGAGTCCCTCCAAGTGGACCTCCTGCCTGTTTTGGCTGCAGCACAAGAAACAGCTGCTGCAGCTGCTGTGGTTGCTGCTGCCACTGCTTCTGCACCAGCTGCTTCTACAGTAGATACAGCTGCATTGAAACAGCAGCAGCCTTCTGCCTCTGAAGGTGGGAGTGGGCAGATAGTGCCACCCACTCAGACCACGCAAGCCCCTACCCCACAGGCAGCTCCTGCCAACTCACAGGCAGCTGAAGCCCAGAAGAAACCGAAGAGTAAAGGGCCCTACATCTGTTCCCTGTGTGCTAAAGAATTCAAGAATGGCTATAACCTGCGGCGCCATGAAGCTATACACACAGGAGCAAAAGCTTCTCGCGCTGGACCCACAACCATGAAGATGCCCACTATGGTTCCCCTCAGCTTGCTTAGTGTTTCTGCCATCGGTGGTACAGCCCCAGCAACACCTGCCCCTGCTGAGGGTACTGGAAACACTGCAGGGTCAGGTGCAGGCCTAGTGACCACAACAGCATCCGGCAAACGTATCCGGAAGAACCATGCTTGTGAGATGTGTGGGAAAGCCTTCCGGGATGTCTACCATCTCAATCGGCATAAGTTGTCACATTCAGATGAGAAGCCCTACCAATGTCCTGTCTGCCAGCAACGGTTCAAAAGGAAGGACCGCATGAGCTATCATGTCCGTTCACATGACGGTGCTGTGCACAAGCCGTACATCTGCAGCCACTGTGGGAAGAGTTTCTCTCG GCCAGATCATTTGAACAGCCATGTTCGACAAGTTCACTCAACAGAGAGGCCCTTCAAATGTGAG ACTTGTGAAGCAGCTTTTGCCACTAAGGATCGACTACGTGCTCACACAGTCCGTCATGAGGAAAAGGTGCCATGTCACGTTTGTGGAAAGATGCTGAGTGCTGCCTATATCACAGACCACATGAAAGTACACAGCCAAGGGCCGAATCATGTCTGTGAACTGTGCAACAAAG GTACGGGTGAGGTCTGTCCCCTCGCTGCAGCCGTCTCAGCTCCACCTCCAGCCGCCGTCACAGTGCTACCCATGGAGGGAGCTTCGGTTGTGAGCCAAGCCCTCCCCACACAGCCCTGGTGA
- the MAZ gene encoding myc-associated zinc finger protein isoform X7 produces the protein MDPSNWSSFIFQSHTQNPLQVGTEIQSRFFAAQGCSQSPFQTATTAAPPQQTATPAESLQVDLLPVLAAAQETAAAAAVVAAATASAPAASTVDTAALKQQQPSASEGGSGQIVPPTQTTQAPTPQAAPANSQAAEAQKKPKSKGPYICSLCAKEFKNGYNLRRHEAIHTGAKASRAGPTTMKMPTMVPLSLLSVSAIGGTAPATPAPAEGTGNTAGSGAGLVTTTASGKRIRKNHACEMCGKAFRDVYHLNRHKLSHSDEKPYQCPVCQQRFKRKDRMSYHVRSHDGAVHKPYICSHCGKSFSRPDHLNSHVRQVHSTERPFKCETCEAAFATKDRLRAHTVRHEEKVPCHVCGKMLSAAYITDHMKVHSQGPNHVCELCNKGFTTAAYLRVHAVKDHGLAAPRLERFLCKLCGVHCKTPAQLNGHLQTHAGEGTAATEGQPLR, from the exons ATGGACCCGAGCAACTGGAGCAGCTTCATCTTCCAG AGTCATACTCAGAATCCTCTACAGGTTGGGACTGAAATCCAGTCAAGATTTTTTGCTGCTCAGGGCTGtagtcaaagtcccttccag ACTGCCACCACAGCTGCTCCTCCCCAACAGACAGCTACCCCTGCTGAGTCCCTCCAAGTGGACCTCCTGCCTGTTTTGGCTGCAGCACAAGAAACAGCTGCTGCAGCTGCTGTGGTTGCTGCTGCCACTGCTTCTGCACCAGCTGCTTCTACAGTAGATACAGCTGCATTGAAACAGCAGCAGCCTTCTGCCTCTGAAGGTGGGAGTGGGCAGATAGTGCCACCCACTCAGACCACGCAAGCCCCTACCCCACAGGCAGCTCCTGCCAACTCACAGGCAGCTGAAGCCCAGAAGAAACCGAAGAGTAAAGGGCCCTACATCTGTTCCCTGTGTGCTAAAGAATTCAAGAATGGCTATAACCTGCGGCGCCATGAAGCTATACACACAGGAGCAAAAGCTTCTCGCGCTGGACCCACAACCATGAAGATGCCCACTATGGTTCCCCTCAGCTTGCTTAGTGTTTCTGCCATCGGTGGTACAGCCCCAGCAACACCTGCCCCTGCTGAGGGTACTGGAAACACTGCAGGGTCAGGTGCAGGCCTAGTGACCACAACAGCATCCGGCAAACGTATCCGGAAGAACCATGCTTGTGAGATGTGTGGGAAAGCCTTCCGGGATGTCTACCATCTCAATCGGCATAAGTTGTCACATTCAGATGAGAAGCCCTACCAATGTCCTGTCTGCCAGCAACGGTTCAAAAGGAAGGACCGCATGAGCTATCATGTCCGTTCACATGACGGTGCTGTGCACAAGCCGTACATCTGCAGCCACTGTGGGAAGAGTTTCTCTCG GCCAGATCATTTGAACAGCCATGTTCGACAAGTTCACTCAACAGAGAGGCCCTTCAAATGTGAG ACTTGTGAAGCAGCTTTTGCCACTAAGGATCGACTACGTGCTCACACAGTCCGTCATGAGGAAAAGGTGCCATGTCACGTTTGTGGAAAGATGCTGAGTGCTGCCTATATCACAGACCACATGAAAGTACACAGCCAAGGGCCGAATCATGTCTGTGAACTGTGCAACAAAG GGTTCACCACAGCGGCCTATCTCAGGGTCCACGCGGTCAAGGACCATGGACTAGCCGCCCCGCGGCTGGAGCgtttcctttgcaagctgtgtggcGTGCACTGCAAGACCCCAGCTCAGCTCAACGGGCATCTGCAGACGCACGCAGGAGAAGGGACCGCGGCCACTGAGGGCCAACCGCTGCGGTGA
- the MAZ gene encoding myc-associated zinc finger protein isoform X6 has translation MDPSNWSSFIFQQSHTQNPLQVGTEIQSRFFAAQGCSQSPFQTATTAAPPQQTATPAESLQVDLLPVLAAAQETAAAAAVVAAATASAPAASTVDTAALKQQQPSASEGGSGQIVPPTQTTQAPTPQAAPANSQAAEAQKKPKSKGPYICSLCAKEFKNGYNLRRHEAIHTGAKASRAGPTTMKMPTMVPLSLLSVSAIGGTAPATPAPAEGTGNTAGSGAGLVTTTASGKRIRKNHACEMCGKAFRDVYHLNRHKLSHSDEKPYQCPVCQQRFKRKDRMSYHVRSHDGAVHKPYICSHCGKSFSRPDHLNSHVRQVHSTERPFKCETCEAAFATKDRLRAHTVRHEEKVPCHVCGKMLSAAYITDHMKVHSQGPNHVCELCNKGFTTAAYLRVHAVKDHGLAAPRLERFLCKLCGVHCKTPAQLNGHLQTHAGEGTAATEGQPLR, from the exons ATGGACCCGAGCAACTGGAGCAGCTTCATCTTCCAG caGAGTCATACTCAGAATCCTCTACAGGTTGGGACTGAAATCCAGTCAAGATTTTTTGCTGCTCAGGGCTGtagtcaaagtcccttccag ACTGCCACCACAGCTGCTCCTCCCCAACAGACAGCTACCCCTGCTGAGTCCCTCCAAGTGGACCTCCTGCCTGTTTTGGCTGCAGCACAAGAAACAGCTGCTGCAGCTGCTGTGGTTGCTGCTGCCACTGCTTCTGCACCAGCTGCTTCTACAGTAGATACAGCTGCATTGAAACAGCAGCAGCCTTCTGCCTCTGAAGGTGGGAGTGGGCAGATAGTGCCACCCACTCAGACCACGCAAGCCCCTACCCCACAGGCAGCTCCTGCCAACTCACAGGCAGCTGAAGCCCAGAAGAAACCGAAGAGTAAAGGGCCCTACATCTGTTCCCTGTGTGCTAAAGAATTCAAGAATGGCTATAACCTGCGGCGCCATGAAGCTATACACACAGGAGCAAAAGCTTCTCGCGCTGGACCCACAACCATGAAGATGCCCACTATGGTTCCCCTCAGCTTGCTTAGTGTTTCTGCCATCGGTGGTACAGCCCCAGCAACACCTGCCCCTGCTGAGGGTACTGGAAACACTGCAGGGTCAGGTGCAGGCCTAGTGACCACAACAGCATCCGGCAAACGTATCCGGAAGAACCATGCTTGTGAGATGTGTGGGAAAGCCTTCCGGGATGTCTACCATCTCAATCGGCATAAGTTGTCACATTCAGATGAGAAGCCCTACCAATGTCCTGTCTGCCAGCAACGGTTCAAAAGGAAGGACCGCATGAGCTATCATGTCCGTTCACATGACGGTGCTGTGCACAAGCCGTACATCTGCAGCCACTGTGGGAAGAGTTTCTCTCG GCCAGATCATTTGAACAGCCATGTTCGACAAGTTCACTCAACAGAGAGGCCCTTCAAATGTGAG ACTTGTGAAGCAGCTTTTGCCACTAAGGATCGACTACGTGCTCACACAGTCCGTCATGAGGAAAAGGTGCCATGTCACGTTTGTGGAAAGATGCTGAGTGCTGCCTATATCACAGACCACATGAAAGTACACAGCCAAGGGCCGAATCATGTCTGTGAACTGTGCAACAAAG GGTTCACCACAGCGGCCTATCTCAGGGTCCACGCGGTCAAGGACCATGGACTAGCCGCCCCGCGGCTGGAGCgtttcctttgcaagctgtgtggcGTGCACTGCAAGACCCCAGCTCAGCTCAACGGGCATCTGCAGACGCACGCAGGAGAAGGGACCGCGGCCACTGAGGGCCAACCGCTGCGGTGA
- the MAZ gene encoding myc-associated zinc finger protein isoform X1, whose amino-acid sequence MSLIHVGSLLVRPVSQGFPPRISLNLATHAQKVLPSHFPIPGISLPSNACTYSRRWLWTTFWCQQQSHTQNPLQVGTEIQSRFFAAQGCSQSPFQTATTAAPPQQTATPAESLQVDLLPVLAAAQETAAAAAVVAAATASAPAASTVDTAALKQQQPSASEGGSGQIVPPTQTTQAPTPQAAPANSQAAEAQKKPKSKGPYICSLCAKEFKNGYNLRRHEAIHTGAKASRAGPTTMKMPTMVPLSLLSVSAIGGTAPATPAPAEGTGNTAGSGAGLVTTTASGKRIRKNHACEMCGKAFRDVYHLNRHKLSHSDEKPYQCPVCQQRFKRKDRMSYHVRSHDGAVHKPYICSHCGKSFSRPDHLNSHVRQVHSTERPFKCETCEAAFATKDRLRAHTVRHEEKVPCHVCGKMLSAAYITDHMKVHSQGPNHVCELCNKGFTTAAYLRVHAVKDHGLAAPRLERFLCKLCGVHCKTPAQLNGHLQTHAGEGTAATEGQPLR is encoded by the exons ATGTCCCTTATCCATGTTGGCTCCCTGCTTGTCAGGCCAGTATCCCAGGGGTTTCCACCGCGCATTAGTTTGAACTTAGCCACCCATGCTCAAAAGGTGCTTCCTTCCCATTTCCCGATCCCCGGTATTTCATTACCTTCAAACGCATGCACTTACAGTAGGAGGTGGCTATGGACTACCTTCTGGTGCCAACAG caGAGTCATACTCAGAATCCTCTACAGGTTGGGACTGAAATCCAGTCAAGATTTTTTGCTGCTCAGGGCTGtagtcaaagtcccttccag ACTGCCACCACAGCTGCTCCTCCCCAACAGACAGCTACCCCTGCTGAGTCCCTCCAAGTGGACCTCCTGCCTGTTTTGGCTGCAGCACAAGAAACAGCTGCTGCAGCTGCTGTGGTTGCTGCTGCCACTGCTTCTGCACCAGCTGCTTCTACAGTAGATACAGCTGCATTGAAACAGCAGCAGCCTTCTGCCTCTGAAGGTGGGAGTGGGCAGATAGTGCCACCCACTCAGACCACGCAAGCCCCTACCCCACAGGCAGCTCCTGCCAACTCACAGGCAGCTGAAGCCCAGAAGAAACCGAAGAGTAAAGGGCCCTACATCTGTTCCCTGTGTGCTAAAGAATTCAAGAATGGCTATAACCTGCGGCGCCATGAAGCTATACACACAGGAGCAAAAGCTTCTCGCGCTGGACCCACAACCATGAAGATGCCCACTATGGTTCCCCTCAGCTTGCTTAGTGTTTCTGCCATCGGTGGTACAGCCCCAGCAACACCTGCCCCTGCTGAGGGTACTGGAAACACTGCAGGGTCAGGTGCAGGCCTAGTGACCACAACAGCATCCGGCAAACGTATCCGGAAGAACCATGCTTGTGAGATGTGTGGGAAAGCCTTCCGGGATGTCTACCATCTCAATCGGCATAAGTTGTCACATTCAGATGAGAAGCCCTACCAATGTCCTGTCTGCCAGCAACGGTTCAAAAGGAAGGACCGCATGAGCTATCATGTCCGTTCACATGACGGTGCTGTGCACAAGCCGTACATCTGCAGCCACTGTGGGAAGAGTTTCTCTCG GCCAGATCATTTGAACAGCCATGTTCGACAAGTTCACTCAACAGAGAGGCCCTTCAAATGTGAG ACTTGTGAAGCAGCTTTTGCCACTAAGGATCGACTACGTGCTCACACAGTCCGTCATGAGGAAAAGGTGCCATGTCACGTTTGTGGAAAGATGCTGAGTGCTGCCTATATCACAGACCACATGAAAGTACACAGCCAAGGGCCGAATCATGTCTGTGAACTGTGCAACAAAG GGTTCACCACAGCGGCCTATCTCAGGGTCCACGCGGTCAAGGACCATGGACTAGCCGCCCCGCGGCTGGAGCgtttcctttgcaagctgtgtggcGTGCACTGCAAGACCCCAGCTCAGCTCAACGGGCATCTGCAGACGCACGCAGGAGAAGGGACCGCGGCCACTGAGGGCCAACCGCTGCGGTGA
- the MAZ gene encoding myc-associated zinc finger protein isoform X2: MSLIHVGSLLVRPVSQGFPPRISLNLATHAQKVLPSHFPIPGISLPSNACTYSRRWLWTTFWCQQSHTQNPLQVGTEIQSRFFAAQGCSQSPFQTATTAAPPQQTATPAESLQVDLLPVLAAAQETAAAAAVVAAATASAPAASTVDTAALKQQQPSASEGGSGQIVPPTQTTQAPTPQAAPANSQAAEAQKKPKSKGPYICSLCAKEFKNGYNLRRHEAIHTGAKASRAGPTTMKMPTMVPLSLLSVSAIGGTAPATPAPAEGTGNTAGSGAGLVTTTASGKRIRKNHACEMCGKAFRDVYHLNRHKLSHSDEKPYQCPVCQQRFKRKDRMSYHVRSHDGAVHKPYICSHCGKSFSRPDHLNSHVRQVHSTERPFKCETCEAAFATKDRLRAHTVRHEEKVPCHVCGKMLSAAYITDHMKVHSQGPNHVCELCNKGFTTAAYLRVHAVKDHGLAAPRLERFLCKLCGVHCKTPAQLNGHLQTHAGEGTAATEGQPLR, translated from the exons ATGTCCCTTATCCATGTTGGCTCCCTGCTTGTCAGGCCAGTATCCCAGGGGTTTCCACCGCGCATTAGTTTGAACTTAGCCACCCATGCTCAAAAGGTGCTTCCTTCCCATTTCCCGATCCCCGGTATTTCATTACCTTCAAACGCATGCACTTACAGTAGGAGGTGGCTATGGACTACCTTCTGGTGCCAACAG AGTCATACTCAGAATCCTCTACAGGTTGGGACTGAAATCCAGTCAAGATTTTTTGCTGCTCAGGGCTGtagtcaaagtcccttccag ACTGCCACCACAGCTGCTCCTCCCCAACAGACAGCTACCCCTGCTGAGTCCCTCCAAGTGGACCTCCTGCCTGTTTTGGCTGCAGCACAAGAAACAGCTGCTGCAGCTGCTGTGGTTGCTGCTGCCACTGCTTCTGCACCAGCTGCTTCTACAGTAGATACAGCTGCATTGAAACAGCAGCAGCCTTCTGCCTCTGAAGGTGGGAGTGGGCAGATAGTGCCACCCACTCAGACCACGCAAGCCCCTACCCCACAGGCAGCTCCTGCCAACTCACAGGCAGCTGAAGCCCAGAAGAAACCGAAGAGTAAAGGGCCCTACATCTGTTCCCTGTGTGCTAAAGAATTCAAGAATGGCTATAACCTGCGGCGCCATGAAGCTATACACACAGGAGCAAAAGCTTCTCGCGCTGGACCCACAACCATGAAGATGCCCACTATGGTTCCCCTCAGCTTGCTTAGTGTTTCTGCCATCGGTGGTACAGCCCCAGCAACACCTGCCCCTGCTGAGGGTACTGGAAACACTGCAGGGTCAGGTGCAGGCCTAGTGACCACAACAGCATCCGGCAAACGTATCCGGAAGAACCATGCTTGTGAGATGTGTGGGAAAGCCTTCCGGGATGTCTACCATCTCAATCGGCATAAGTTGTCACATTCAGATGAGAAGCCCTACCAATGTCCTGTCTGCCAGCAACGGTTCAAAAGGAAGGACCGCATGAGCTATCATGTCCGTTCACATGACGGTGCTGTGCACAAGCCGTACATCTGCAGCCACTGTGGGAAGAGTTTCTCTCG GCCAGATCATTTGAACAGCCATGTTCGACAAGTTCACTCAACAGAGAGGCCCTTCAAATGTGAG ACTTGTGAAGCAGCTTTTGCCACTAAGGATCGACTACGTGCTCACACAGTCCGTCATGAGGAAAAGGTGCCATGTCACGTTTGTGGAAAGATGCTGAGTGCTGCCTATATCACAGACCACATGAAAGTACACAGCCAAGGGCCGAATCATGTCTGTGAACTGTGCAACAAAG GGTTCACCACAGCGGCCTATCTCAGGGTCCACGCGGTCAAGGACCATGGACTAGCCGCCCCGCGGCTGGAGCgtttcctttgcaagctgtgtggcGTGCACTGCAAGACCCCAGCTCAGCTCAACGGGCATCTGCAGACGCACGCAGGAGAAGGGACCGCGGCCACTGAGGGCCAACCGCTGCGGTGA